The nucleotide window CACTTCCTCGCCGGTGATGCGCTGCATGAGCAGCTCCATTTTGGCCGAGCCCTGCCGCATGGCTTCCTGCACCACCGCGTTGATGAGCTGCAGGCTGAGGGTACCGTCGGGCTGGCGTTCCGGGAAAAAATCGGTGATGTGGTGGCCCACTACTTCCTCCCGGTCCAGGGCGGCGAGCAGCTGCATGGCCGCCGTGTTGCAGTCGAGGTAGTAGTTGTCCTGGAGCAGCACCACCGCGTCGGAGCTGTGCTCAAAGAGCCGCCGAAACCGGGCTTCGCTGGCTTCCAGGGCCTTTTTGGCTTCATGCTGCCGGGTAATGTCGATAACGACCACGCGGCAGTGGGTGGGCTGCGCCTCGGGCTCCCGGGCCACGGCCAGGCCTTCGAGCAGGGCGTAAAACACGGTGCCGTCTTCCCGCCGCAAAATCAGCTCCAGCGTCTGGCGCTGCTCGCTGGCCTGCACCCGAAGCAGCAACTCCTGAAACTCCGCGCGGTACTCCGGGTCGACAAACCAGGCGAAGCGCCGCCCGATCAGGCGCTGGCGCACCGAACTCAGCTGCTGGCTGCCCTTCAGGTTAAGTTGGGTGATAACGCCGTGCAGGTCGAGGCTGAAGTAGCCCACCGGCGCGAAGTCGTAGAGGTCTACGTACTGGGCGCGCATGGTTTCGAGCTCGGCCTGGGCCAGCAGCAGCTCCTCGTACTGCATTTCCAGCTCAATCTGATGCACCTGCAAGTCCTGCACGAGGCGCTGCACGTCTTCGGGCAGTCCTTCGCTCAGGCTCTGGGTCAGCAGGCTTTTGCGCTTTTCGGCCTGACTCCGCAGCTCTTGCAGGGCCGCGTGCGCCGAGGCGGCCGACGGGGAATCAGGCGTGTTCATACAGTCAAGCTAGGGAAATTACCTGTACTACGGAAGCTCCGCCTTATTGAATGAGTTATTGCCGCTCAAGTACGCCACCTAGTGCTGGGCTTCCCGGGGCTCCACGCCCAGCAGCAGGCGGCCGGTTTCGTGCCCCTCACTCATGATCCGGCGGCCGTGCACCAGTACTTCCTGCGGCTCGGCTCCGGGTAGGTGCAGCGTCAGGGTCAGGTTGTTAAACTCCTCGGCCTGTTTATCCAGCAGGGTTTGCAGGTGGCGGCGCAGCTCGGGCTGGTTCCAGGCGCCCCCTGCAGCTTGGCGAGGGAAAGGTGGCGCACGGCGTCGGCATCCACCCCAAAAATCTGGGCAAACGAGCGGCTGGCCGTGAGAATATGCAGGTGCTGGTCGAGCACGAGCAGGGGCTCCCGCACGGTTTCGATGATGCTGTTGGCAAAGCGCGAGGTTTCCTGCAACTGCTCCTCCAGGTGCTTCAGGCCCGAAATATCGGTGAAGGTGATGACCGTGCCGCTGATGTAGTTGTCGAGGGTGCGGTAGGGCAGAATGCGCATGGCGTACCACTCGCCCGTAGTGGTCTGGATGTTGGAATCGATGCTCACCAGCCGGTCGAGCACCTGCTGAATGTCGGCGGCCAGGTTTTCGTGGCGCAGGTTGCTGGCAAAGTGCGTGATGGGCCGGCCCGCATCCGAGGGCAGCAGCTTGATGATACGGCTTACCGAGGGCGTAAACCGCTTGATGACCATGTCATTGTCGAGGAAGATGGTGGCAATTTCGGTGGCGTCGAGCAGGTTTTTCATGTCGTTGGCGGCCATCGAGAGTTCCTCGGTCTTGCTCAGGTACTGCATGTTCAGGGTCATGAGCTCCTCGTTGAGGCTCTGCATTTCCTTCTTGTTGGTCATGGCCTCCTCGTTGGTGCTTTGCAGTTCCTCGTTGGCACTTTGCAGTTCCTCATTGGTGCTTTTGAGCTCCTCCACGCTGCTTTCCATTTCCTCGATGGTGATTTGTAGGCGGCGCTTGGTGTAGTGCAGCTCTTTTTCCAGGGCGGCTGCCGCATCCTTGTTCATTCCGTCGCCGAGGCTGGTTTTGCTCAGGCGCACCTTGCGGGGCGTGGGCTGGTCCTCGAACACGACCAGCAGCAGGCCGGCCAGCGTGTCGACTTCCTCCAGGTACTTCACCGTGATGCGCAGCAGCTGGTAGCCGCTTTCGGTCTTGACCCGCACGTTGTCGGCCACGGCGTCTTCGTGGGTGGCGTTGGCCTTGTGCACCAGGCCGCTAAGCTCGTAGTTGAGGTCTTCGCGGGCCATTTCAAACAGGTTCATGCTGCCCAGGCCCGGGGCTGGCTCCAGGTAGCGGCCGGTGCGCCCGTTCACGTACAGGATTTCGCCCCGGGCATTGATGACCACGGCCGGCGGCGTGTAGGTGCGCAGCAGCACTTTCTGCACCAAGGAAGCGAATGGGCCGTCTTTACGGGGAGCAATAGGGTGCATAGCGCTGTTGGCGGGGGCGTTGGAGGCCGTTTGGGGGTCAGGGAAAAAGGGAAATTAACGATGCGCGGCAGGGGCGAAGTAGTTTCGGAGCGGCGCGAAATCTTCCACTTCACGTCCAGGGGCTGAAAAAGATCCTGAAACCCGGTGAGGTTCTCGGACGGCCCAGGAACAGCAAGCCGTTGGGGTTGAGGGCGTAGTGAAAGATGGGAATAATGTTTTTCTGCAGCTCGGCCGAGAGGTAAATCAGCAGGTTGCGGCAGCATACCAAATCAAGCCTGGTGAAGGGGGCATCCTTGTTCAGGTTGTGCAGGGCAAAGATGACCAGGTCGCGCACTTCCTTACGAATCAGGTAGTGGCCGTCGGTTTTCTGAAAAAACCGCTCCAGCCGCGCCGGGCTCACGTCGGCTTCGATGTTGGCCGGGTACAGGCCCGCGCGGGCAAAGTCAATGCCCTCGTTGTTGATGTCGGTGGCGAAAATCTGGATTTTGAGGTGGCGCGTGGGGTCGATGCCGTCCAGGGCTTCGAGCAGGGTCATGGCCAGGGAATAGGCTTCCTCCCCGGTAGAGCAGCCCGGGGCCCACACCCGCACCACGCTGTCGGCGGGCTTGGCGCGCAGAACGGGCAGCAGCCGCACCTTCAGCAAATCGAAAGCCTCCTTGTCGCGGAAAAACTTGGTGACGCCGATCAGCAGCTCCTTGAACAGGGCCTCTACCTCCGAGGGAGTTTCCTGCAAAAAGCGCACGTAGTGGGTAAACTCCTGAATCTGGTGGGAGTTCATGCGCCGCTCGATGCGCCGAAACACGGTATTGCGCTTGTAGAAGCTGAAGTCGTGCCCGGTCTGGGTCCGGATCAGGGTAAAGATTTTCTGCAGGGCGTGGGCCGGCTGGGAGGCCGACTCGGCCACTTCGCGCCGGGGCCGGGCTCCCAGGGGCTTGTTTACGTATTCGAGGAGCTTGGCCGGCAGCTGCTCGGCGGGCAGCACGTAGTCCACAAACTCGGTGGCAATGGCCGAGCGGGGCATGCTGTCGTACTCGGCCGTATCGGGAGCCTGCACCATCACCATCCCGAAGTT belongs to Hymenobacter cellulosilyticus and includes:
- a CDS encoding PAS domain-containing protein, giving the protein MNTPDSPSAASAHAALQELRSQAEKRKSLLTQSLSEGLPEDVQRLVQDLQVHQIELEMQYEELLLAQAELETMRAQYVDLYDFAPVGYFSLDLHGVITQLNLKGSQQLSSVRQRLIGRRFAWFVDPEYRAEFQELLLRVQASEQRQTLELILRREDGTVFYALLEGLAVAREPEAQPTHCRVVVIDITRQHEAKKALEASEARFRRLFEHSSDAVVLLQDNYYLDCNTAAMQLLAALDREEVVGHHITDFFPERQPDGTLSLQLINAVVQEAMRQGSAKMELLMQRITGEEVWVEAVITLFALQNKAPCCTWPGAT
- a CDS encoding PAS domain-containing protein, which gives rise to MHPIAPRKDGPFASLVQKVLLRTYTPPAVVINARGEILYVNGRTGRYLEPAPGLGSMNLFEMAREDLNYELSGLVHKANATHEDAVADNVRVKTESGYQLLRITVKYLEEVDTLAGLLLVVFEDQPTPRKVRLSKTSLGDGMNKDAAAALEKELHYTKRRLQITIEEMESSVEELKSTNEELQSANEELQSTNEEAMTNKKEMQSLNEELMTLNMQYLSKTEELSMAANDMKNLLDATEIATIFLDNDMVIKRFTPSVSRIIKLLPSDAGRPITHFASNLRHENLAADIQQVLDRLVSIDSNIQTTTGEWYAMRILPYRTLDNYISGTVITFTDISGLKHLEEQLQETSRFANSIIETVREPLLVLDQHLHILTASRSFAQIFGVDADAVRHLSLAKLQGAPGTSPSCAATCKPCWINRPRSLTT
- a CDS encoding CheR family methyltransferase is translated as MPIDYFFQSLAKDARERAVCIVLSGLGTDGTVGLKMVMENFGMVMVQAPDTAEYDSMPRSAIATEFVDYVLPAEQLPAKLLEYVNKPLGARPRREVAESASQPAHALQKIFTLIRTQTGHDFSFYKRNTVFRRIERRMNSHQIQEFTHYVRFLQETPSEVEALFKELLIGVTKFFRDKEAFDLLKVRLLPVLRAKPADSVVRVWAPGCSTGEEAYSLAMTLLEALDGIDPTRHLKIQIFATDINNEGIDFARAGLYPANIEADVSPARLERFFQKTDGHYLIRKEVRDLVIFALHNLNKDAPFTRLDLVCCRNLLIYLSAELQKNIIPIFHYALNPNGLLFLGRPRTSPGFRIFFSPWT